In Oryzias melastigma strain HK-1 linkage group LG16, ASM292280v2, whole genome shotgun sequence, a single genomic region encodes these proteins:
- the kif16ba gene encoding kinesin-like protein KIF16B isoform X6 codes for MASVRVAVRVRPMNRREMDLSSRSIIRMEGSKTSIINLKITDGLAGEPARENIRTFTYDFSYDSSDCQSSAFVSQEKVFVDLGSDVLKAAFEGYNACVFAYGQTGSGKSFTMMGAPGDAGLIPRICEGLFSRISDSSRCDEASFRTEVSYLEIYNERVRDLLRRKSTQTYNLRVREHPKDGPYVEDLSKHLVQNYSDVEELMEAGNINRTTASTGMNDVSSRSHAIFTINFTQAKFDAEMPSETVSKIHLVDLAGSERADATGATGVRLKEGGNINKSLVTLGNVISALADMAQDAANTNLKKKSVFVPYRDSVLTWLLKDSLGGNSKTIMIATISPADVNYGETLSTLRYANRAKNIINKPTVNEDANVRLIRELQAEIARLKALLVQGNQIALLDSPTALSMEEKLHQNEARVLELTKEWTNKWNETQNILKEETLALRKEGIGVVLDSELPHLIGIDDDLLSTGIILYHLKEGRTFVGREDASTEQDIVLHGLDLESEHCVFENQSGTVVLVPLGGAQCSVNGVQVTEPVQLNQGAVILLGRTNMFRFNHPKEAAKLREKRKSGLLSSLSLSMTDLSRSCENLSTVMLYNPGLEFERQQREELEKLEVKRRLINEMEAKQQSEKAELERLQQEVESQRKESEKVQQRILRQEESLRHRSQDIESRLQDFLAKKERFEEEKRSEIWSSRKLQQEDESEEEQERRRQREAAEQRDIYRELERLNKEREEQRLRLHMERRRLEEQEREQLSLVGKLEEQLREKQEAASTLLTREDAQLLEEEQRTLADIREALLRAKEAAERTEDAGEEARAAQTRYRAFKEAQMKELTQKEEGLQQQKERLEQEVAAERTSLLMLSQSLKERQDASPVCQEEQLLRQGEQRLHFKERQLADLEESLLPALVEEKLRAMEVLQRSSDNHRSSPGLDNTLYQVEKELEDKEERLHLHWSSAQQLQQLQETYEFTTNVARQEEKVRRKEKEILESREKQQREAMEQAVSRLERRHSALRRSLSLEPDPEEPRSSTAEEVDQQRVEQEIQKLRQRISEGDAHGRTPEEKTGGSPVSHMQSLNSLLPLSDDRINAYIEEEVQRRLRRLNLLKGSREGPPSPESLNEEQQEEQQEEQQEVSLRSSVRSQLKRDEKLQSPNSWRLKSETAHQTSCRASCRAFSRASCRASCRASSRASCRASSRASCRASCRASCRASSRASCRGSSRASCLTPQRLQTSCSPEVQENMLVQPDRGEPAAEAGSLRGGEVPPGNMETNRPDGSGEGWRRSASCEEEELLKGTSSCSMETLETRRNEAREAESEFLGPDGVSSEQEVNLQTKPEKEAKNFLNLRSSVWTSSSEQEPRRDLPELRSNPDSGPGSGPGPGSGSGEHRGEEDEPPTFSSFVWESFSRVRSRFLWGGAESGPTDPPLTSVLRVPGKQEVDAAEAAPRSSDCVDSFSGRLSLACRHAGRRLEDARRGILGLAQMKAAVTQYLTRGHPPRHVAAERGGSGRAPVVVGWPEGAASSVWNTPPQVFSQELVQFPAALRRIQTLPQQRLLEELDSLTPPLTVGRLLNVFWLQVANAAQPRPQPACLLLTERHLTALSANAGGAMVVLHHLLLRDIKEVQVSLGGQHVRLCGAAPDAVLAVFTHSKGLTQALCGAVLKARAPAHLREAEPHPLLSGDLMLLSLDWTSRVPDLLLGDLCVTSRFKRVLADLLYIVHGNMRGAVRPPLADIRPLLYTSVRVDGAVLQLLLTDTHVCLLQEDGVFHPALRGASVVLPQPQFQELRLLERESIRCLFVRRSDVCFAVEMLFTNSQLRPSTGRAGQRRGSAEVPPSPGSSESWSLLFGCSSEAQLLINHLCL; via the exons ATGGCCTCGGTTCGGGTGGCCGTGCGGGTCAGACCCATGAACAGGCG GGAGATGGACCTGAGCTCCAGAAGCATCATCAGGATGGAAGGAAGCAAAACGTCCATCATCAACCTGAAG ATCACTGACGGCCTGGCGGGAGAACCCGCGAGGGAGAACATCAGAACCTTCACCTACGACTTCTCCTACGACTCCTCGGACTGTCAGAGCTCCGCCTTCGTTTCTCAGGAGAAG gtgtTCGTGGATCTGGGTTCTGACGTTCTGAAGGCGGCCTTTGAGGGCTACAACGCTTGTGTGTTTGCTTACGGTCAGACGGGTTCAGGGAAGTCCTTCACCATGATGGGCGCTCCG GGAGATGCGGGTTTGATTCCACGGATCTGCGAGGGTTTGTTCTCCAGGATCTCAGACTCGTCTCGATGTGATGAAGCTTCGTTCCGGACAGAAGTCAG CTACCTGGAGATTTACAACGAGCGAGTCAGAGACCTGCTGAGGAGAAAGTCCACCCAGACCTACAACCTGCGAGTGCGCGAGCATCCCAAAGACGGGCCGTACGTGGAAG ACCTGTCCAAACACCTGGTCCAGAACTACAGTGATGTTGAGGAGTTGATGGAGGCGGGAAACATCAACCGCACCACCGCCAGTACCGGCATGAACGACGTCAGCAGCCGGTCGCACGCCATCTTCACAATCAACTTCACGCAG gcCAAGTTTGACGCCGAGATGCCGAGTGAGACGGTCAGTAAGATCCACCTGGTGGACCTGGCGGGCAGCGAGCGCGCCGACGCCACCGGAGCCACCGGCGTGCGTCTGAAGGAGGGGGGGAACATCAACAAGTCTCTGGTGACGCTGGGGAACGTCATCTCCGCTCTTG CCGACATGGCGCAGGACGCCGCCAACACCAACCTGAAGAAGAAGTCGGTCTTCGTTCCCTACAGGGACTCGGTGCTGACGTGGCTGCTGAAGGACAGCCTGGGCGGGAACTCCAAGACCATCATGATCGCCA CCATTTCCCCCGCCGACGTAAACTACGGCGAGACGCTCAGCACCCTGCGCTACGCCAACCGAGCCAAGAACATCATCAACAAACCCACAGTCAACGAGGACGCCAACGTCAGGCTGATCCGGGAACTGCAGGCCGAGATCGCTCGACTGAAAGCTCTGCTGGTTCAGGGCAACCAG ATCGCTCTGCTGGACTCTCCCACCGCTCTGAGCATGGAGGAGAAGCTGCACCAGAACGAAGCCAGA GTTCTGGAGCTGACCAAGGAGTGGACCAACAAGTGGAATGAGACCCAGAACATCCTGAAG gAGGAGACGCTGGCACTGAGGAAGGAGGGCATCGGCGTGGTTCTGGACTCAGAGCTGCCCCACCTGATCGGCATCGATGACGACCTCCTGAGCACCGGCATCATCCTGTACCACCTGAAG GAGGGGCGGACGTTCGTGGGCCGGGAGGACGCGTCCACGGAGCAGGACATCG TTCTACACGGTCTGGACCTGGAGAGCGAACACTGCGTCTTTGAGAACCAAAGCGGAACGGTGGTTCTGGTTCCGCTCGGGGGAGCTCAGTGTTCGGTTAATGGAGTCCAAGTGACGGAACCGGTTCAGCTCAACCAAG GAGCGGTTATTTTGCTCGGCAGGACCAACATGTTTCGCTTCAACCACCCGAAGGAGGCGGCCAAACTGAGGGAGAAGCGTAAG AGCGGCCTGCTCTCCTCGCTCAGCCTGTCCATGACGGATCTGTCCAGGTCCTGTGAGAACCTGTCCACGGTGATGCTCTACAACCCGGG GTTGGAGTTTGAGCGACAGCAgagggaggagctggagaagctGGAGGTGAAACG GAGGCTCATAAATGAGATGGAGGCCAAGCAGCAGAGTGAGAAGGCGGAGCTGGAGCGCCTCCAGCAGGAGGTGGAGAGTCAGCGCAAGGAGTCGGAGAAGGTCCAGCAGCGCATCCTCCGGCAGGAGGAGAGCCTCCGCCACCGCAGCCAGGACATCGAGAGCCGCCTGCAGGACTTCCTCGCCAAGAAGGAGCGCTTCGAGGAGGAGAAGCGCTCAGAGATTTGGAGCAGCAggaagctgcagcaggaggacgagtctgaggaggagcaggagaggagGCGCCAGCGCGAGGCCGCGGAGCAGAGGGACATCTACAGAGAGCTGGAGAGGCTGAATAAGGAGCGAGAGGAGCAGAGGCTCCGCCTCCACATGGAGCGGCGCCGTTTGGAGGAGCAGGAGCGGGAGCAGCTGAGCCTGGTGGGGaagctggaggagcagctgagggAGAAGCAGGAGGCGGCCTCCACGCTGCTGACGCGGGAGGATGCTCAGctcctggaggaggagcagcgcACGCTGGCCGACATCCGAGAAGCTCTGCTCCGAGCCAAGGAGGCGGCGGAGCGCACGGAGGACGCCGGCGAGGAGGCCAGGGCCGCCCAGACGCGCTACCGGGCCTTCAAGGAGGCGCAGATGAAGGAGCTGACCCAGAAGGAGGAGGGGCTCCAGCAGCAGAAGGAGCGCCTGGAGCAGGAGGTGGCTGCTGAGCGCACCTCCCTGCTGATGCTCTCCCAGAGCCTGAAGGAGCGACAGGACGCCTCCCCCGTCTGCcaggaggagcagctcctcAGGCAGGGCGAGCAGCGCCTCCACTTCAAGGAACGGCAGCTGGCCGACCTGGAGGAGAGCCTCCTCCCTGCTCTGGTGGAGGAGAAGCTGAGAGCCATGGAGgtgctgcagaggagcagcGATAACCACCGAAGTTCTCCTGGTCTGGACAACACGCTGTACCAGGTggagaaggagctggaggacaaGGAGGAGCGCCTGCACCTCCACTGGAGCAGCgcccagcagctgcagcagctgcaggagaccTACGAGTTCACCACCAACGTGGCGCGGCAGGAGGAGAAGGTCCGGAGGAAGGAGAAGGAGATCCTGGAGTCCAGGGAGAAACAGCAGCGGGAGGCCATGGAGCAGGCGGTGAGCCGGCTGGAGAGGAGGCACTCGGCTCTGAGGCGTAGCCTGTCGCTGGAGCCGGACCCTGAGGAGCCGAGGAGCTCCACGGCGGAGGAGGTGGACCAGCAGAG AGTGGAGCAGGAGATCCAAAAGCTGCGGCAGAGGATCAGCGAGGGCGACGCCCACGGCCGAACTCCTGAGGAGAAGACGGGCGGCTCGCCGGTCAGCCACATGCAGAGCCTGAACTCGCTGCTGCCCCTGTCGGACGACAG GATCAACGCCTACATCGAGGAGGAGGTGCAGCGGCGGCTGAGGAGGCTGAACCTCCTGAAGGGCAGCAGAGAGGGCCCCCCCTCCCCAGAGTCTCTGAAT gaggagcagcaggaggagcagcaggaggagcagcaggaggttaGCCTCCGTAGCTCCGTTAGATCCCAGCTGAAG AGGGATGAGAAGCTGCAGAGCCCGAACTCCTGGAGGCTGAAATCTGAG ACAGCCCATCAGACCTCCTGCCGGGCCTCCTGCCGGGCCTTCTCCCGGGCCTCCTGCCGGGCCTCCTGCCGGGCCTCCTCCCGGGCCTCCTGCCGGGCCTCCTCCCGGGCCTCCTGCCGGGCCTCCTGCCGGGCCTCCTGCCGGGCCTCCTCCCGGGCCTCCTGCCGGGGCTCCTCCCGGGCCTCCTGCCTGACTCCCCAGCGGTTGCAAACCAGCTGTTCTCCTGAAGTCCAGGAAAACATGTTGGTACAACCGGACCGTGGAGAACCCGCCGCTGAGGCAGGAAGTCTGCGGGGGGGGGAGGTTCCTCCAGGAAACATGGAGACCAACAGACCTGATGGGAGTGGAGAAGGGTGGAGAAGGTCTGCCTcttgtgaggaggaggagcttctgaaGGGAACCTCCTCTTGCTCTATGGAAACACTGGAGACCCGGAGGAACGAGGCACGGGAGGCGGAGTCGGAGTTCTTGGGTCCTGATGGCGTCTCCTCGGAGCAGGAGGTGAACCTTCAGACCAAACCGGAGAAAGAAGCAAAGAACTTCCTGAACCTGAGGAGCTCCGTTTGGACGTCCAGTAGCGAGCAAGAACCGCGCAGAGACCTGCCCGAGCTCCGGTCCAACCCGGACTCCGGACCAGGTTCCGGTCCAGGTCCGGGTTCCGGTTCCGGCGAACACAGAGGTGAAGAGGACGAGCCACCGACCTTCAGCAGCTTTGTTTGGGAATCCTTCTCCAGAGTCAGGAGCCGGTTCCTGTGGGGCGGAGCCGAATCTGGACCCACCGATCCGCCTCTGACCTCCGTCCTCCGTGTTCCaggcaaacaggaagtggacgcTGCAGAGGCGGCGCCGCGCAGCAGCGACTGCGTGGATTCGTTCTCTGGGCGACTGTCTTTGGCGTGCAGACACGCCGGCAGACGCCTGGAGGACGCACGCCGCGGGATCCTGGGCCTCGCCCAGATGAAGGCCGCCGTCACACAGTACCTGACCCGGGGGCACCCGCCCCGCCACGTCGCAGCAGAGCGGGGGGGCAGCGGCAGGGCCCCCGTGGTGGTGGGCTGGCCCGAGGGCGCGGCCTCATCCGTCTGGAACACGCCCCCTCAGGTGTTCTCCCAGGAGCTGGTCCAGTTTCCTGCGGCGCTGCGGCGGATCCAGACGCTCCCTCAGCAGCGCCTCCTGGAGGAGTTGGACTCCCTCACCCCTCCTCTGACAGTCGGGAGGCTCCTGAATGTGTTTTGGCTGCAGGTGGCCAACGCCgcacagccccgcccacagccGGCGTGCCTGCTGCTGACGGAACGCCACCTGACGGCGCTGTCAGCCAATGCCGGCGGCGCCATGGTCGTTCTGCATCACCTCCTCCTGCGGGACATCAAGGAGGTGCAGGTCAGTCTGGGGGGACAACATGTCCGCCTGTGCGGCGCCGCCCCGGATGCCGTCCTGGCCGTCTTCACCCACAGCAAAGGTCTGACCCAGGCGCTGTGCGGCGCCGTCCTGAAGGCCCGAGCCCCCGCCCACCTGAGAGAGGCGGAGCCTCACCCGTTACTGTCCGGAGACCTCATGCTCCTCTCCCTGGACTGGACTTCTCGGGTTCCTGACCTGCTCCTGGGTGACCTCTGCGTGACCTCCAGATTCAAGCGGGTCCTGGCCGACCTGCTCTACATCGTCCACGGGAACATGCGTGGCGCCGTCAGGCCGCCGCTGGCCGACATCCGTCCTCTGCTGTACACAAGCGTCCGCGTGGACGGCGccgtcctccagctcctcctcaccGACACGCACGTGTGCCTCCTGCAGGAGGACGGCGTCTTCCATCCGGCGCTGCGGGGGGCCAGCGTGGTGCTCCCTCAGCCTCAGTTCCAGGAGCTCCGCCTCCTGGAGCGCGAGAGCATCAGGTGTCTGTTTGTGAGGAGAAGCGACGTCTGCTTTGCTGTAGAAATGCTTTTTACAAACTCTCAGCTCCGCCCTTCAACGGGGAGGGCGGGGCAGAGGCGGGGCTCGGCAGAAGTGCCCCCCTCCCCCGGTTCTTCTGAGAGCTGGAGCCTCCTCTTCGGCTGCTCCTCTGAAGCTCAGCTGCTCATCAATCATCTGTGTCTCTGA
- the kif16ba gene encoding kinesin-like protein KIF16B isoform X4: MASVRVAVRVRPMNRREMDLSSRSIIRMEGSKTSIINLKITDGLAGEPARENIRTFTYDFSYDSSDCQSSAFVSQEKVFVDLGSDVLKAAFEGYNACVFAYGQTGSGKSFTMMGAPGDAGLIPRICEGLFSRISDSSRCDEASFRTEVSYLEIYNERVRDLLRRKSTQTYNLRVREHPKDGPYVEDLSKHLVQNYSDVEELMEAGNINRTTASTGMNDVSSRSHAIFTINFTQAKFDAEMPSETVSKIHLVDLAGSERADATGATGVRLKEGGNINKSLVTLGNVISALADMAQDAANTNLKKKSVFVPYRDSVLTWLLKDSLGGNSKTIMIATISPADVNYGETLSTLRYANRAKNIINKPTVNEDANVRLIRELQAEIARLKALLVQGNQIALLDSPTALSMEEKLHQNEARVLELTKEWTNKWNETQNILKEETLALRKEGIGVVLDSELPHLIGIDDDLLSTGIILYHLKEGRTFVGREDASTEQDIVLHGLDLESEHCVFENQSGTVVLVPLGGAQCSVNGVQVTEPVQLNQGAVILLGRTNMFRFNHPKEAAKLREKRKSGLLSSLSLSMTDLSRSCENLSTVMLYNPGLFGAKAPVFLRLEFERQQREELEKLEVKRRLINEMEAKQQSEKAELERLQQEVESQRKESEKVQQRILRQEESLRHRSQDIESRLQDFLAKKERFEEEKRSEIWSSRKLQQEDESEEEQERRRQREAAEQRDIYRELERLNKEREEQRLRLHMERRRLEEQEREQLSLVGKLEEQLREKQEAASTLLTREDAQLLEEEQRTLADIREALLRAKEAAERTEDAGEEARAAQTRYRAFKEAQMKELTQKEEGLQQQKERLEQEVAAERTSLLMLSQSLKERQDASPVCQEEQLLRQGEQRLHFKERQLADLEESLLPALVEEKLRAMEVLQRSSDNHRSSPGLDNTLYQVEKELEDKEERLHLHWSSAQQLQQLQETYEFTTNVARQEEKVRRKEKEILESREKQQREAMEQAVSRLERRHSALRRSLSLEPDPEEPRSSTAEEVDQQRVEQEIQKLRQRISEGDAHGRTPEEKTGGSPVSHMQSLNSLLPLSDDRINAYIEEEVQRRLRRLNLLKGSREGPPSPESLNEEQQEEQQEEQQEVSLRSSVRSQLKRDEKLQSPNSWRLKSETAHQTSCRASCRAFSRASCRASCRASSRASCRASSRASCRASCRASCRASSRASCRGSSRASCLTPQRLQTSCSPEVQENMLVQPDRGEPAAEAGSLRGGEVPPGNMETNRPDGSGEGWRRSASCEEEELLKGTSSCSMETLETRRNEAREAESEFLGPDGVSSEQEVNLQTKPEKEAKNFLNLRSSVWTSSSEQEPRRDLPELRSNPDSGPGSGPGPGSGSGEHRGEEDEPPTFSSFVWESFSRVRSRFLWGGAESGPTDPPLTSVLRVPGKQEVDAAEAAPRSSDCVDSFSGRLSLACRHAGRRLEDARRGILGLAQMKAAVTQYLTRGHPPRHVAAERGGSGRAPVVVGWPEGAASSVWNTPPQVFSQELVQFPAALRRIQTLPQQRLLEELDSLTPPLTVGRLLNVFWLQVANAAQPRPQPACLLLTERHLTALSANAGGAMVVLHHLLLRDIKEVQVSLGGQHVRLCGAAPDAVLAVFTHSKGLTQALCGAVLKARAPAHLREAEPHPLLSGDLMLLSLDWTSRVPDLLLGDLCVTSRFKRVLADLLYIVHGNMRGAVRPPLADIRPLLYTSVRVDGAVLQLLLTDTHVCLLQEDGVFHPALRGASVVLPQPQFQELRLLERESIRCLFVRRSDVCFAVEMLFTNSQLRPSTGRAGQRRGSAEVPPSPGSSESWSLLFGCSSEAQLLINHLCL; encoded by the exons ATGGCCTCGGTTCGGGTGGCCGTGCGGGTCAGACCCATGAACAGGCG GGAGATGGACCTGAGCTCCAGAAGCATCATCAGGATGGAAGGAAGCAAAACGTCCATCATCAACCTGAAG ATCACTGACGGCCTGGCGGGAGAACCCGCGAGGGAGAACATCAGAACCTTCACCTACGACTTCTCCTACGACTCCTCGGACTGTCAGAGCTCCGCCTTCGTTTCTCAGGAGAAG gtgtTCGTGGATCTGGGTTCTGACGTTCTGAAGGCGGCCTTTGAGGGCTACAACGCTTGTGTGTTTGCTTACGGTCAGACGGGTTCAGGGAAGTCCTTCACCATGATGGGCGCTCCG GGAGATGCGGGTTTGATTCCACGGATCTGCGAGGGTTTGTTCTCCAGGATCTCAGACTCGTCTCGATGTGATGAAGCTTCGTTCCGGACAGAAGTCAG CTACCTGGAGATTTACAACGAGCGAGTCAGAGACCTGCTGAGGAGAAAGTCCACCCAGACCTACAACCTGCGAGTGCGCGAGCATCCCAAAGACGGGCCGTACGTGGAAG ACCTGTCCAAACACCTGGTCCAGAACTACAGTGATGTTGAGGAGTTGATGGAGGCGGGAAACATCAACCGCACCACCGCCAGTACCGGCATGAACGACGTCAGCAGCCGGTCGCACGCCATCTTCACAATCAACTTCACGCAG gcCAAGTTTGACGCCGAGATGCCGAGTGAGACGGTCAGTAAGATCCACCTGGTGGACCTGGCGGGCAGCGAGCGCGCCGACGCCACCGGAGCCACCGGCGTGCGTCTGAAGGAGGGGGGGAACATCAACAAGTCTCTGGTGACGCTGGGGAACGTCATCTCCGCTCTTG CCGACATGGCGCAGGACGCCGCCAACACCAACCTGAAGAAGAAGTCGGTCTTCGTTCCCTACAGGGACTCGGTGCTGACGTGGCTGCTGAAGGACAGCCTGGGCGGGAACTCCAAGACCATCATGATCGCCA CCATTTCCCCCGCCGACGTAAACTACGGCGAGACGCTCAGCACCCTGCGCTACGCCAACCGAGCCAAGAACATCATCAACAAACCCACAGTCAACGAGGACGCCAACGTCAGGCTGATCCGGGAACTGCAGGCCGAGATCGCTCGACTGAAAGCTCTGCTGGTTCAGGGCAACCAG ATCGCTCTGCTGGACTCTCCCACCGCTCTGAGCATGGAGGAGAAGCTGCACCAGAACGAAGCCAGA GTTCTGGAGCTGACCAAGGAGTGGACCAACAAGTGGAATGAGACCCAGAACATCCTGAAG gAGGAGACGCTGGCACTGAGGAAGGAGGGCATCGGCGTGGTTCTGGACTCAGAGCTGCCCCACCTGATCGGCATCGATGACGACCTCCTGAGCACCGGCATCATCCTGTACCACCTGAAG GAGGGGCGGACGTTCGTGGGCCGGGAGGACGCGTCCACGGAGCAGGACATCG TTCTACACGGTCTGGACCTGGAGAGCGAACACTGCGTCTTTGAGAACCAAAGCGGAACGGTGGTTCTGGTTCCGCTCGGGGGAGCTCAGTGTTCGGTTAATGGAGTCCAAGTGACGGAACCGGTTCAGCTCAACCAAG GAGCGGTTATTTTGCTCGGCAGGACCAACATGTTTCGCTTCAACCACCCGAAGGAGGCGGCCAAACTGAGGGAGAAGCGTAAG AGCGGCCTGCTCTCCTCGCTCAGCCTGTCCATGACGGATCTGTCCAGGTCCTGTGAGAACCTGTCCACGGTGATGCTCTACAACCCGGG TCTCTTCGGTGCGAAGGCCCCCGTCTTCCTCAG GTTGGAGTTTGAGCGACAGCAgagggaggagctggagaagctGGAGGTGAAACG GAGGCTCATAAATGAGATGGAGGCCAAGCAGCAGAGTGAGAAGGCGGAGCTGGAGCGCCTCCAGCAGGAGGTGGAGAGTCAGCGCAAGGAGTCGGAGAAGGTCCAGCAGCGCATCCTCCGGCAGGAGGAGAGCCTCCGCCACCGCAGCCAGGACATCGAGAGCCGCCTGCAGGACTTCCTCGCCAAGAAGGAGCGCTTCGAGGAGGAGAAGCGCTCAGAGATTTGGAGCAGCAggaagctgcagcaggaggacgagtctgaggaggagcaggagaggagGCGCCAGCGCGAGGCCGCGGAGCAGAGGGACATCTACAGAGAGCTGGAGAGGCTGAATAAGGAGCGAGAGGAGCAGAGGCTCCGCCTCCACATGGAGCGGCGCCGTTTGGAGGAGCAGGAGCGGGAGCAGCTGAGCCTGGTGGGGaagctggaggagcagctgagggAGAAGCAGGAGGCGGCCTCCACGCTGCTGACGCGGGAGGATGCTCAGctcctggaggaggagcagcgcACGCTGGCCGACATCCGAGAAGCTCTGCTCCGAGCCAAGGAGGCGGCGGAGCGCACGGAGGACGCCGGCGAGGAGGCCAGGGCCGCCCAGACGCGCTACCGGGCCTTCAAGGAGGCGCAGATGAAGGAGCTGACCCAGAAGGAGGAGGGGCTCCAGCAGCAGAAGGAGCGCCTGGAGCAGGAGGTGGCTGCTGAGCGCACCTCCCTGCTGATGCTCTCCCAGAGCCTGAAGGAGCGACAGGACGCCTCCCCCGTCTGCcaggaggagcagctcctcAGGCAGGGCGAGCAGCGCCTCCACTTCAAGGAACGGCAGCTGGCCGACCTGGAGGAGAGCCTCCTCCCTGCTCTGGTGGAGGAGAAGCTGAGAGCCATGGAGgtgctgcagaggagcagcGATAACCACCGAAGTTCTCCTGGTCTGGACAACACGCTGTACCAGGTggagaaggagctggaggacaaGGAGGAGCGCCTGCACCTCCACTGGAGCAGCgcccagcagctgcagcagctgcaggagaccTACGAGTTCACCACCAACGTGGCGCGGCAGGAGGAGAAGGTCCGGAGGAAGGAGAAGGAGATCCTGGAGTCCAGGGAGAAACAGCAGCGGGAGGCCATGGAGCAGGCGGTGAGCCGGCTGGAGAGGAGGCACTCGGCTCTGAGGCGTAGCCTGTCGCTGGAGCCGGACCCTGAGGAGCCGAGGAGCTCCACGGCGGAGGAGGTGGACCAGCAGAG AGTGGAGCAGGAGATCCAAAAGCTGCGGCAGAGGATCAGCGAGGGCGACGCCCACGGCCGAACTCCTGAGGAGAAGACGGGCGGCTCGCCGGTCAGCCACATGCAGAGCCTGAACTCGCTGCTGCCCCTGTCGGACGACAG GATCAACGCCTACATCGAGGAGGAGGTGCAGCGGCGGCTGAGGAGGCTGAACCTCCTGAAGGGCAGCAGAGAGGGCCCCCCCTCCCCAGAGTCTCTGAAT gaggagcagcaggaggagcagcaggaggagcagcaggaggttaGCCTCCGTAGCTCCGTTAGATCCCAGCTGAAG AGGGATGAGAAGCTGCAGAGCCCGAACTCCTGGAGGCTGAAATCTGAG ACAGCCCATCAGACCTCCTGCCGGGCCTCCTGCCGGGCCTTCTCCCGGGCCTCCTGCCGGGCCTCCTGCCGGGCCTCCTCCCGGGCCTCCTGCCGGGCCTCCTCCCGGGCCTCCTGCCGGGCCTCCTGCCGGGCCTCCTGCCGGGCCTCCTCCCGGGCCTCCTGCCGGGGCTCCTCCCGGGCCTCCTGCCTGACTCCCCAGCGGTTGCAAACCAGCTGTTCTCCTGAAGTCCAGGAAAACATGTTGGTACAACCGGACCGTGGAGAACCCGCCGCTGAGGCAGGAAGTCTGCGGGGGGGGGAGGTTCCTCCAGGAAACATGGAGACCAACAGACCTGATGGGAGTGGAGAAGGGTGGAGAAGGTCTGCCTcttgtgaggaggaggagcttctgaaGGGAACCTCCTCTTGCTCTATGGAAACACTGGAGACCCGGAGGAACGAGGCACGGGAGGCGGAGTCGGAGTTCTTGGGTCCTGATGGCGTCTCCTCGGAGCAGGAGGTGAACCTTCAGACCAAACCGGAGAAAGAAGCAAAGAACTTCCTGAACCTGAGGAGCTCCGTTTGGACGTCCAGTAGCGAGCAAGAACCGCGCAGAGACCTGCCCGAGCTCCGGTCCAACCCGGACTCCGGACCAGGTTCCGGTCCAGGTCCGGGTTCCGGTTCCGGCGAACACAGAGGTGAAGAGGACGAGCCACCGACCTTCAGCAGCTTTGTTTGGGAATCCTTCTCCAGAGTCAGGAGCCGGTTCCTGTGGGGCGGAGCCGAATCTGGACCCACCGATCCGCCTCTGACCTCCGTCCTCCGTGTTCCaggcaaacaggaagtggacgcTGCAGAGGCGGCGCCGCGCAGCAGCGACTGCGTGGATTCGTTCTCTGGGCGACTGTCTTTGGCGTGCAGACACGCCGGCAGACGCCTGGAGGACGCACGCCGCGGGATCCTGGGCCTCGCCCAGATGAAGGCCGCCGTCACACAGTACCTGACCCGGGGGCACCCGCCCCGCCACGTCGCAGCAGAGCGGGGGGGCAGCGGCAGGGCCCCCGTGGTGGTGGGCTGGCCCGAGGGCGCGGCCTCATCCGTCTGGAACACGCCCCCTCAGGTGTTCTCCCAGGAGCTGGTCCAGTTTCCTGCGGCGCTGCGGCGGATCCAGACGCTCCCTCAGCAGCGCCTCCTGGAGGAGTTGGACTCCCTCACCCCTCCTCTGACAGTCGGGAGGCTCCTGAATGTGTTTTGGCTGCAGGTGGCCAACGCCgcacagccccgcccacagccGGCGTGCCTGCTGCTGACGGAACGCCACCTGACGGCGCTGTCAGCCAATGCCGGCGGCGCCATGGTCGTTCTGCATCACCTCCTCCTGCGGGACATCAAGGAGGTGCAGGTCAGTCTGGGGGGACAACATGTCCGCCTGTGCGGCGCCGCCCCGGATGCCGTCCTGGCCGTCTTCACCCACAGCAAAGGTCTGACCCAGGCGCTGTGCGGCGCCGTCCTGAAGGCCCGAGCCCCCGCCCACCTGAGAGAGGCGGAGCCTCACCCGTTACTGTCCGGAGACCTCATGCTCCTCTCCCTGGACTGGACTTCTCGGGTTCCTGACCTGCTCCTGGGTGACCTCTGCGTGACCTCCAGATTCAAGCGGGTCCTGGCCGACCTGCTCTACATCGTCCACGGGAACATGCGTGGCGCCGTCAGGCCGCCGCTGGCCGACATCCGTCCTCTGCTGTACACAAGCGTCCGCGTGGACGGCGccgtcctccagctcctcctcaccGACACGCACGTGTGCCTCCTGCAGGAGGACGGCGTCTTCCATCCGGCGCTGCGGGGGGCCAGCGTGGTGCTCCCTCAGCCTCAGTTCCAGGAGCTCCGCCTCCTGGAGCGCGAGAGCATCAGGTGTCTGTTTGTGAGGAGAAGCGACGTCTGCTTTGCTGTAGAAATGCTTTTTACAAACTCTCAGCTCCGCCCTTCAACGGGGAGGGCGGGGCAGAGGCGGGGCTCGGCAGAAGTGCCCCCCTCCCCCGGTTCTTCTGAGAGCTGGAGCCTCCTCTTCGGCTGCTCCTCTGAAGCTCAGCTGCTCATCAATCATCTGTGTCTCTGA